From Rutidosis leptorrhynchoides isolate AG116_Rl617_1_P2 chromosome 3, CSIRO_AGI_Rlap_v1, whole genome shotgun sequence, a single genomic window includes:
- the LOC139901475 gene encoding uncharacterized protein, which translates to MGRIPVRVELDKRDIDLDTVRCPNCDGDIETVGHIILNCPLAKDLWSRVVRWWNGGAIQYSGLDDMFIGKSSGSNSNVSKLWQAIEWVCGYVLWKNRNLKVFEKKVCSVPMAFNEIQSKSFLWISSRAKNLQLDWNSWLLQPNVFDNHG; encoded by the coding sequence ATGGGAAGGATACCGGTCCGCGTGGAACTAGACAAGCGTGACATTGACCTCGATACGGTGAGATGCCCAAATTGTGATGGAGATATCGAAACGGTTGGACACATAATACTAAACTGCCCGTTAGCAAAAGATCTTTGGTCTCGAGTCGTTCGATGGTGGAATGGAGGCGCGATCCAATACTCAGGTTTAGACGACATGTTCATCGGTAAATCATCGGGATCAAACTCCAATGTCTCCAAGTTATGGCAAGCAATAGAATGGGTTTGTGGGTACGTGCTGTGGAAAAATAGGAATTTGAAGGTCTTCGAGAAAAAGGTATGTAGTGTTCCAATGGCGTTTAATGAGATCCAATCAAAAAGCTTTCTTTGGATCTCGTCACGTGCGAAGAACTTGCAACTTGATTGGAACTCATGGCTTCTTCAGCCAAATGTTTTTGACAATCATGGCTAA
- the LOC139897874 gene encoding large ribosomal subunit protein uL13c: MAMTYATSSSVIFTPSHYNNNNIRSPLHLGFSTISKHSKGARVNRSVQVRCQEQQVQLRNLAPVEQRWMFTDSDFTGPDVWNKTWYPKAEDHVNTEKTWYVVDATDKILGRLASTIAIHIRGKNLATYTPSVDMGAFVIVVNAEKVAVSGKKRTQKVYRRHSGRPGGMTVETFDQLQQRIPERIIEHAVRGMLPKGRLGRDLFTHLKVYVGPEHPHQAQKPIDLPIRDKRIQKQS; this comes from the exons ATGGCGATGACGTACGCAACCTCATCGTCTGTGATATTTACACCATCAcactataacaacaacaacattaggtCTCCACTTCATTTAGGGTTTTCAACGATTTCAAAACATAGCAAGGGTGCTCGAGTTAATAGAAGCGTTCAAGTTCGTTGTCAAGAACAGCAGGTTCAATTACGAAATCTCGCACCTGTTGAGCAACGTTGGATGTTTACTGATTCCGATTTCACTGGACCT GATGTATGGAACAAGACATGGTATCCTAAAGCTGAAGATCATGTTAACACAGAAAAAACATGGTATGTTGTCGATGCGACTGATAAGATTCTTGGAAGGCTTGCATCTACTATAGCCATTCACATACGTGGGAAGAATCTGGCCACCTATACTCCTAGTGTAGACATGGGTGCCTTCGTTATTGTG GTAAATGCCGAGAAAGTTGCTGTTTCGGGCAAAAAGAGGACACAAAAAGTGTATAGGAGGCATTCAGGAAGACCAGGTGGGATGACAGTTGAAACTTTTGATCAGCTTCAACAACGGATTCCTGAAAGGATTATTGAACATGCGGTTCGTGGTATGCTTCCTAAGGGAAGG CTTGGGAGAGATCTGTTTACCCACCTTAAGGTGTATGTGGGGCCTGAACATCCGCACCAAGCTCAAAAGCCCATCGATTTGCCTATAAGGGACAAGAGGATTCAGAAACAGAGCTAG